In the genome of Harmonia axyridis chromosome 4, icHarAxyr1.1, whole genome shotgun sequence, the window tatggaatattatGGCGCAAATGAAGATGAAGTTGATTAAACCGACTCTAAGTCGGCAATTTTCTTagatgaattgatgaatgaaaacACTTATATTCCCAACTTGATTTAGAAATCTTCAACTCATCGTGAATAGCGGCGCATGACATTTATGCGTTAAAATCAcagaatttcatataaaaattataatttttcaccTTTTTCGAATGCAGAACAACAATAGTGGTAGCTGGGATGTCTGTTAATTATACGTCAAAAATTTCCTAGTTTCTGGAATTGACCGAATTTCCAGATAACCTCATACCTGCTTCACACTATTTATTTGTTCGAACTTTTTTCGTAAATTTTATCAACATATCAAAAGTAATTCTGTTACTAGAGATCGAAAAAATCCAGCacatcaaaaataataacactttcaaattctttttcgataattttctttattgtaGTGGAATCatacataataatataaaaataaattagaaaAGCACTGATGTTAAGGGCTCTTGTATGCTTGCTTACATCCATAGCGAtgttatattttcaaagaatGTCTTATTAACTTTGAACCTTTATCTCACAACTAAGTAGTAGATTTCTGCTTGACCGTGCTTATCATTTAGTGTTAACTTtaataaatacaaatattttAGTGATTAGTGTTTTCTAATGATGTAGTTTCTTGTTTCAATGTAATATTCAGTCTTCTGAACACAAGTGGGAAATCTATATTTCCTGGTCACTTGATATTTTATTAAGTGACATATCATGAAAAAAAGATTTGGCGTAACTCCTTTCAATAAAATGCTACCTCTCACTTTGTCAGACAATTAACACACGTTTCAGAAAGAATAATCTCTCTGAATAacatggttcaaattttgtattagAAAATTTCAGTCGAACTTGGGGAGATAGTCGATACCTGATCCCGTTACAGTCATTTCAATAACCAGGTGTACAACGGGCTTCAGTGCTTTCCACAGTggtttcgatattctgcttgaatttcatTCAACACTAAAGGTTAAAAAATCTGTTTAAAAATAAAGGCATAAATGAAAATCAATGGTAGCTATAGAAATTCAAGAAGGGATGATCAAACGAGTAACAGTAATAGAGGACATGGATACCAATAATCGCAACTGTAAAGAGTCGCCTCGAAATTGATAAACtacattcaataaaaataattcgaagccaaaatattgagtttgaaaaattttatcaggtgtgtgaataagtctttcccgttttttgtaagagatggcgccaccaatactgtgcgagtatttaatggttacatatgtcataatcaaagcttattcatctgtcaacaattccacactaacacattagttgaaattttttcgcatcataaatttttgaaatcgtgaaaatgtcgaaatttgagccgagtcgacgtcatttgcgggaagtttcactttattggttcaatttgaagaaatctgctgccgaggcgcatcggttgcttcaggaagcttatggagaaggttgtgtcgatgattcaagtgttcgcggatggtttcgacgcttcaaaagtggcgatttcgacgtggaagacaaggagcgttccgggcggccgcaaatctttgaagatcaagaattggcgtctttgcttgatgaagattcgtgtcaaacgcaagaagaacttgctgaagcattgggagttgaccgaacaaccatttccaaacgtttgaaagccatgggaatgatccaaaagcaaggaagttgggtgccgtacgaactgaagctgagagacgtcgaacggcgttttttcacttgcgaacagctgcttcagcgacataaaagaaagggttttctgcatcgtttcgtgactggcgatgaaaagtggatccgttacgataatccgaagcgaagaaaatcatggggaatacccggccatgcatcatcatcgacggccaagccaaatattcatggcgccaagctcatgctctgtatatggtgggaccagctaggtgtggtttactatgagcttctgaaaccgaatgaaaggatcacaggcgaggtctatcgacgacaattgatgcgtttgagccgcgcactgcgagaaaaacggccacaatactccgacaggcacgacaaagttattttgcaacatgacaatgctcgcccacatgttgcacagccggtgaaaacatacttagaaacgctcaaatgggaagtcctaccccacccgccgtatagtccagacattgctccgtctgattaccatctcttcagatcgatgacgcatggcctggctgaccagcacttccattcctacgaggaagccaaaaaatgggtggatgactggatagaggcctaaccggtcgaattttttcgcaacgggattcgtatgttgccagaaagatggggaaaagttgtagctagcgatggccaatactttcaataattcatttgtaaccattttttcacaataaaggctcaaaatttgaaaaaaaacgggaaagacttattcacacacctgatagttCTTGAGTTTTACAAAAAATGTTAATCCCTTTAGTGAATATGAGACTGGgagtaaaaaaaatttgtatacattACCTCAAATCTCCTCTCTAtcttgaaatatcaaaaaaccATTTTCCCCCAACACAGCCGATGGCAAATAATAAATCAAGACAGATTCAAATTAGgcagaaaataagaaaacccTCCCACGCTGAACGGCGAAACGACTTCGCAAAATACTCCTGAATTCTCTCAACACATCACTTAACATCCCCCCCGCATCGTAAATTTTGATTCACTCATTCTGTTTATCCTGTTCCAGGAGCTTAGAACATTAGAATGCAGAGGATGCGCCCTCAGCGAGATGAACAAGCAAATCTACCCCCTGCTTCCACACCTAAATCATCTAGACCTCGGCGAGAACGGCATCACGAGCCTTGAAAAGGACGAGTTTCGAAGCCTGCAGAGCCTGAAACACCTAAAACTGGACGGAAACAAGCTGAAGCACTTGGGAGACTACGTCTTTTCCCATCTTCCCGAACTGATAAAATTGGGTTTGGCCAAAAACGAGATAGAGTCGATTTCTTTAACTGCTTTCGAGAACGCCGACAATTTAACTGAGCTAGACTTGGGTTATAATAAGATCAAAGTTTTGAAGCCGCAACTCTTCGactcaattcgggaaaattTGCTAGTCTTGCATCTGAGTGGCAACCCCTTGGACCTAGAGGTTACGAGAGACGTCCTAAAAAACTCTAAACTACGTGATTTGCGTTTGAGAAAATGCAAACTCTTCGACGTAGCTGACGATGTTTTCCCACCTACTCTCATTTCTTTGGACCTGTCTGAGAATTACCTGAGCGGGCTGAGTGGTAAAGCACTTCCAGATGGTTTGCTATACCTGGACATCTCCAAGAACATGTTCAGAGGAATTTCCAACGATGACTTACTAGACAAGATCGAATTCATCAACGTGACACTCCTAGACAGAAACCCTTGGTCTTGCGATCTCTGCTTTATCGTTCCCTTGATGAACAGGGTTAACAGGAGCTCGTCTTTCCAGAATATCGTATGCTCTCATCCATATGTTGTGGAAGGTAAGAAGTTGGACGCTTTGGACAGAAACCAATTGACCTGGTGCTCTTCGATGAGCTACCCAACAGGGGACGCTAATTTCTTCTCTATAAACGACAACAGCAGAATAGGAATCCTTGCTGCCGGTATGTCTGTCTGTCTGCTCTTCCTCATTCTATTCGCCATTATCGGTTTGATCTGCTATTCGAAAAGACATGCAGCTAAATACTACACTCACGAAGACAAGCTGGCCGTGGAGAATGATTTTCTGCCAGATAATCACAGCCCTCTTTTCTGCGATGATCGCGAATTGAGTTTCAAATTTCCCCTGGATAATAGCCTTAACGAGAAAAAGGTTTCGATAGCAACGATTGACGAGATGAAAAAAGAACATAAGATAACGAACTGAGAGGAAGATAGAAGGGAAAGACTGTTAGAGAGAAGGACCGAAGGACGGTTGGGAGAGTTTCATTCCATCGGTTGTTTTTGGAAGACTGATTTGTCTGAATCCATTCCCCGATTGTACCGGTTATTTTTGCTTTTGCCCGAAGATTGAATCCGGCGAATATTTAACGTTGATTAATGTCGAAAGTTTGAGCTAGTTCCAGCTTTTCGCATTCTTGAACGTTCATCCCTTGTCTGGAAGATTCGCACTGCGAAATTCATTGTGCAGTCTTATTTCTGTGAGATACTGAGATTGAGCAGATATCTTACTATTCATGCTTTTTGAATCTTAAATCTTCCTTTTGAATAGAAGCTGAATTCATTTCGAGTCTAGCGAAGTTCAACTGATGCGTGGAATTGTTTTCGCAACTCGCTTCATTGCAGAAACATAAAAACTATTCAACGTCATCCtattggaatgaaaaaaaagggtATAACTCTAAATATAGAAGCAATTCGCGAAGGACTGTTGAAGAAGATAATGAATACGGTTCATTACAATGGCATGAAATTTATTCGAATTGCTTTCTGAAGTTGATTGTTGATTATAAGATCATGATGGAATACACTCACCGTCAAAAAAGCTAggccacctaaaattttgcAGAACTACATTGTCCCAAAACTTTCgtcatttttcatcgatttcaattgtttctatgccaaattgaagataaattgtTTGGTATTTAAACGAACTCcagaaaatttttccaaaaatgttgatagcttATTTATACAGGTTGAAAAAACCCATGTATTTGTAGTCCAATTTCTTAACACCCTGTGGGACAGTTCAGAAAATTCATAGAGTTAACGCTCAGTTTATTACAGAGATCATTCTTTTCGCaatctttcagtttttatttcaccttGATATCTTGATTTATTTTGTAGATACACTTATTCAAATAAAAGCCTAGAATTTAATGAATACGCCAACCTCTATTGAGGAACAGACCGGAATATCAAAAGCAGCACTTAccgaattattatttattgaaaacggAGCTCTTAATGCTCAACGTTACATACAAGACGTTCTT includes:
- the LOC123678155 gene encoding protein slit-like codes for the protein MKLLHLLIISILWRLGSACMNNCSCVPDNKGRNAVVCKEGGIVGPLSLDGMDLYTEVLVITAPENDLNVLTMVPAFTEYRQLEEIHITRSNIPQLGEGFFFYLKNLTVLNLSQNNITQVINKNFLGLEKLRELMLDDNRIISIPSGTFSSLKELKVLSVQRNRINELSHSVFQEMKKLKVLKLSGNPVRTLPVEAFRDVQELRTLECRGCALSEMNKQIYPLLPHLNHLDLGENGITSLEKDEFRSLQSLKHLKLDGNKLKHLGDYVFSHLPELIKLGLAKNEIESISLTAFENADNLTELDLGYNKIKVLKPQLFDSIRENLLVLHLSGNPLDLEVTRDVLKNSKLRDLRLRKCKLFDVADDVFPPTLISLDLSENYLSGLSGKALPDGLLYLDISKNMFRGISNDDLLDKIEFINVTLLDRNPWSCDLCFIVPLMNRVNRSSSFQNIVCSHPYVVEGKKLDALDRNQLTWCSSMSYPTGDANFFSINDNSRIGILAAGMSVCLLFLILFAIIGLICYSKRHAAKYYTHEDKLAVENDFLPDNHSPLFCDDRELSFKFPLDNSLNEKKVSIATIDEMKKEHKITN